One part of the Vicia villosa cultivar HV-30 ecotype Madison, WI linkage group LG6, Vvil1.0, whole genome shotgun sequence genome encodes these proteins:
- the LOC131609948 gene encoding diphthine--ammonia ligase isoform X1, producing the protein MKVVALVSGGKDSCYAMMKSIHYGHEIVALANLMPVDDSVDELDSYMFQTVGHQIIINYAECMGLPLFRRRIRGSSRHLELGYKTTQGDEVEDMYILLREVKRQIPSVTAVCSGAIASDYQRLRVESVCSRLGLVSLAYLWKQDQSLLLNEMISNGIVAITVKVAAMGLDPAKHLGKELAMLNAYLHKLKEAYGINVCGEGGEYETLTLDCPLFINARIVLDKYQVVMHSADSIAPVGVLHPLAFHLENKADVQSLKTVDKIHESCMQKLGPVFEVHDSLERLEAVCKPLDCTDQINGVEHKFKISRTNNKSTFSIGCWLQDSCNAGLREDLTIVLRKIESQLEGFGFGWENVLYIHLYINDMDKFSEANETYVKFITHEKCPFGVPSRSTVEMPLVEMDFSRAYMEVLVSNNKNKKVLHVQSISCWAPSCIGPYSQATLHEGILLMAGQLGLDPPTMNLCSGGPGAELEQALKNSEAIAKSFNCSISTSAIGFVIYCSKNISSLDRLDIEKKQETLLRQMKIYDLQEGKKYKALEPITLYVLVPDLPKRAFVEVKPILYIEDGADVEIETITEKPHSKTSCYWGFKQENWHDSCIQKCVIPGKICAIVLSITSELAAKICSDSLPADYVNDNGQHSLPKAHMEQLSKFCIYLLDKAITDNNFVWEDIMSLRFYIPVSLQMSVELIQPMFSNALFELSEMNQKKVKNCEEPIFNIVPVIGAGQSASSMDNVVTCELLAHKS; encoded by the exons ATGAAGGTCGTCGCACTTGTTAGCGGCGGCAAAGACAGTTGCTACGCCATGATGAAGTCTATTCACTACGGCCACGAG ATTGTTGCGTTGGCGAATTTGATGCCGGTTGATGATTCCGTCGACGAGCTTGATAGCTACATGTTCCAAACG gttgggcaTCAGATTATCATTAACTATGCCGAATGTATGGGATTGCCGTTGTTTAGGAGGCGAATACGAGGATCCTCAAG GCATCTAGAGCTTGGTTACAAAACAACTCAGGGTGATGAAGTTGAAGATATGTATATTTTATTACGGGAAGTGAAAAGGCAGATACCCTCAGTTACTGCTGTGTGTTCTGGAGCCATTGCGTCTGATTATCAGAGACTGCGGGTGGAAAGTGTGTGTTCGAGGTTAGGCCTTGTTTCTCTTGCATACTTATGGAAACAAGATCAGTCCTTGCTCCTCAATGAAATG ATTTCAAATGGAATAGTAGCTATAACTGTGAAG GTAGCTGCCATGGGTTTGGATCCTGCGAAGCATTTGGGTAAAGAATTAGCCATGTTAAATGCTTATTTGCATAAATTGAAAGA GGCATATGGAATCAATGTTTGTGGTGAAGGAGGAGAGTATGAAACATTGACCTTAGATTGCCCGCTCTTTATT AATGCTCGCATTGTGCTCGACAAATATCAAGTTGTGATGCACTCTGCAGACTCCATAGCTCCCGTGGGAGTCCTTCATCCCTTGGCATTTCATTTGGAAAATAAGGCAGACGTTCAGTCTTTAAAGACAGTAGACAAAATACATGAGAGTTGTATGCAGAAACTAGGACCTGTGTTCGAAGTGCATGACAGTCTAGAAAGATTGGAAGCCGTATGTAAGCCTCTTGATTGCACTGATCAAATCAATGGTGTAGAACATAAATTTAAGATTTCAAGAACAAATAACAAAAGCACGTTCTCCATAGGTTGCTGGTTACAAGATTCATGCAATG CAGGTTTGCGGGAAGATTTAACAATTGTTTTGAGAAAAATTGAATCACAACTAGAAGGCTTTGGTTTTGGCTGGGAGAATGTTCTCTATATTCATCTTTACATTAATGACATGGATAAGTTCTCTGAGGCAAATGAGACATATGTGAAGTTTATAACACATGAGAAGTGCCCATTTGGCGTTCCATCCCGTAGTACAGTTGAAATGCCTCTAGTTGAAATGGATTTTAGTAGAGCATATATGGAAGTTTTGgtatcaaataataaaaataaaaaggttttACATGTACAAAGTATTTCCTGTTGGGCACCTAGTTGCATTGGGCCATACAGCCAG GCAACCTTACATGAGGGTATACTTCTCATGGCTGGTCAACTGGGGCTTGACCCTCCTACAATGAATCTTTGCAGTGGAGGCCCTGGGGCTGAACTGGAACAGGCACTAAAAAACAGTGAAGCAATAGCAAAATCTTTTAACTGTTCAATATCGACATCTGCAATTGGTTTTGTTATTTACTGTTCTAAAAATATCTCTTCATTGGATAGACTCGATATtgagaagaaacaagaaacactCCTCAGACAAATGAAGATATATGATTTACAGGAAGGCAAGAAGTACAAAGCATTAGAACCCATAACCCTTTATGTCCTTGTTCCTGATCTACCTAAAAG AGCATTTGTAGAAGTGAAGCCTATTCTTTATATCGAGGATGGTGCAGATGTAGAAATTGAGACCATAACAGAAAAAcctcattcaaagacatcatGTTATTGGGGTTTCAAGCAGGAAAATTGGCACGATTCTTGCATTCAGAAATGTGTGATCCCTGGAAAGATATGTGCCATTGTATTATCTATCACAAGTGAGCTTGCTGCAAAGATATGTTCTGATTCCCTGCCTGCTGATTATGTCAATGATAATGGTCAACATTCTTTACCTAAAGCACATATGGAGCAGTTATCAAAGTTCTGCATTTATCTTCTCGACAAAGCTATAACAGACAACAACTTCGTCTGGGAAGATATAATG AGTTTGAGGTTCTACATCCCGGTAAGCCTTCAAATGTCAGTCGAGCTAATACAACCTATGTTCAGCAATGCACTTTTCGAACTCTCTGAAATGAATCAAAAGAAAGTTAAAAATTGCGAGGAGCCGATCTTCAACATAGTTCCTGTCATAGGTGCCGGGCAGTCTGCTTCATCCATGGACAATGTAGTGACCTGCGAATTACTAGCTCATAAATCCTGA
- the LOC131609948 gene encoding diphthine--ammonia ligase isoform X2, with translation MKVVALVSGGKDSCYAMMKSIHYGHEIVALANLMPVDDSVDELDSYMFQTVGHQIIINYAECMGLPLFRRRIRGSSRHLELGYKTTQGDEVEDMYILLREVKRQIPSVTAVCSGAIASDYQRLRVESVCSRLGLVSLAYLWKQDQSLLLNEMISNGIVAITVKVAAMGLDPAKHLGKELAMLNAYLHKLKEAYGINVCGEGGEYETLTLDCPLFINARIVLDKYQVVMHSADSIAPVGVLHPLAFHLENKADVQSLKTVDKIHESCMQKLGPVFEVHDSLERLEAVCKPLDCTDQINGVEHKFKISRTNNKSTFSIGCWLQDSCNGLREDLTIVLRKIESQLEGFGFGWENVLYIHLYINDMDKFSEANETYVKFITHEKCPFGVPSRSTVEMPLVEMDFSRAYMEVLVSNNKNKKVLHVQSISCWAPSCIGPYSQATLHEGILLMAGQLGLDPPTMNLCSGGPGAELEQALKNSEAIAKSFNCSISTSAIGFVIYCSKNISSLDRLDIEKKQETLLRQMKIYDLQEGKKYKALEPITLYVLVPDLPKRAFVEVKPILYIEDGADVEIETITEKPHSKTSCYWGFKQENWHDSCIQKCVIPGKICAIVLSITSELAAKICSDSLPADYVNDNGQHSLPKAHMEQLSKFCIYLLDKAITDNNFVWEDIMSLRFYIPVSLQMSVELIQPMFSNALFELSEMNQKKVKNCEEPIFNIVPVIGAGQSASSMDNVVTCELLAHKS, from the exons ATGAAGGTCGTCGCACTTGTTAGCGGCGGCAAAGACAGTTGCTACGCCATGATGAAGTCTATTCACTACGGCCACGAG ATTGTTGCGTTGGCGAATTTGATGCCGGTTGATGATTCCGTCGACGAGCTTGATAGCTACATGTTCCAAACG gttgggcaTCAGATTATCATTAACTATGCCGAATGTATGGGATTGCCGTTGTTTAGGAGGCGAATACGAGGATCCTCAAG GCATCTAGAGCTTGGTTACAAAACAACTCAGGGTGATGAAGTTGAAGATATGTATATTTTATTACGGGAAGTGAAAAGGCAGATACCCTCAGTTACTGCTGTGTGTTCTGGAGCCATTGCGTCTGATTATCAGAGACTGCGGGTGGAAAGTGTGTGTTCGAGGTTAGGCCTTGTTTCTCTTGCATACTTATGGAAACAAGATCAGTCCTTGCTCCTCAATGAAATG ATTTCAAATGGAATAGTAGCTATAACTGTGAAG GTAGCTGCCATGGGTTTGGATCCTGCGAAGCATTTGGGTAAAGAATTAGCCATGTTAAATGCTTATTTGCATAAATTGAAAGA GGCATATGGAATCAATGTTTGTGGTGAAGGAGGAGAGTATGAAACATTGACCTTAGATTGCCCGCTCTTTATT AATGCTCGCATTGTGCTCGACAAATATCAAGTTGTGATGCACTCTGCAGACTCCATAGCTCCCGTGGGAGTCCTTCATCCCTTGGCATTTCATTTGGAAAATAAGGCAGACGTTCAGTCTTTAAAGACAGTAGACAAAATACATGAGAGTTGTATGCAGAAACTAGGACCTGTGTTCGAAGTGCATGACAGTCTAGAAAGATTGGAAGCCGTATGTAAGCCTCTTGATTGCACTGATCAAATCAATGGTGTAGAACATAAATTTAAGATTTCAAGAACAAATAACAAAAGCACGTTCTCCATAGGTTGCTGGTTACAAGATTCATGCAATG GTTTGCGGGAAGATTTAACAATTGTTTTGAGAAAAATTGAATCACAACTAGAAGGCTTTGGTTTTGGCTGGGAGAATGTTCTCTATATTCATCTTTACATTAATGACATGGATAAGTTCTCTGAGGCAAATGAGACATATGTGAAGTTTATAACACATGAGAAGTGCCCATTTGGCGTTCCATCCCGTAGTACAGTTGAAATGCCTCTAGTTGAAATGGATTTTAGTAGAGCATATATGGAAGTTTTGgtatcaaataataaaaataaaaaggttttACATGTACAAAGTATTTCCTGTTGGGCACCTAGTTGCATTGGGCCATACAGCCAG GCAACCTTACATGAGGGTATACTTCTCATGGCTGGTCAACTGGGGCTTGACCCTCCTACAATGAATCTTTGCAGTGGAGGCCCTGGGGCTGAACTGGAACAGGCACTAAAAAACAGTGAAGCAATAGCAAAATCTTTTAACTGTTCAATATCGACATCTGCAATTGGTTTTGTTATTTACTGTTCTAAAAATATCTCTTCATTGGATAGACTCGATATtgagaagaaacaagaaacactCCTCAGACAAATGAAGATATATGATTTACAGGAAGGCAAGAAGTACAAAGCATTAGAACCCATAACCCTTTATGTCCTTGTTCCTGATCTACCTAAAAG AGCATTTGTAGAAGTGAAGCCTATTCTTTATATCGAGGATGGTGCAGATGTAGAAATTGAGACCATAACAGAAAAAcctcattcaaagacatcatGTTATTGGGGTTTCAAGCAGGAAAATTGGCACGATTCTTGCATTCAGAAATGTGTGATCCCTGGAAAGATATGTGCCATTGTATTATCTATCACAAGTGAGCTTGCTGCAAAGATATGTTCTGATTCCCTGCCTGCTGATTATGTCAATGATAATGGTCAACATTCTTTACCTAAAGCACATATGGAGCAGTTATCAAAGTTCTGCATTTATCTTCTCGACAAAGCTATAACAGACAACAACTTCGTCTGGGAAGATATAATG AGTTTGAGGTTCTACATCCCGGTAAGCCTTCAAATGTCAGTCGAGCTAATACAACCTATGTTCAGCAATGCACTTTTCGAACTCTCTGAAATGAATCAAAAGAAAGTTAAAAATTGCGAGGAGCCGATCTTCAACATAGTTCCTGTCATAGGTGCCGGGCAGTCTGCTTCATCCATGGACAATGTAGTGACCTGCGAATTACTAGCTCATAAATCCTGA